Part of the Musa acuminata AAA Group cultivar baxijiao chromosome BXJ3-10, Cavendish_Baxijiao_AAA, whole genome shotgun sequence genome, CACTATCGCTTGGTGTCCCGCTGATAACTAGTCACACGATCGCTACGACTTCCCAATCGAGCCTTTCTTCGCTCAACGTTCGCTACTAACTAGTCGCACGATTGTCGTAGCTTCCTAGTCGAGTCTTTCTTCTTCCCTCCATTCGCTATAGGCGCTACACTTCCCTTGTGACTCATCATCATCTCCTCTACTCTCTGTTCAGACATAGCTGCATAGTGGCTAGGGTTTTTCGCAGGGATCATTGATGCTCCCCCAACCTTCTTCTTCCCCGCTAGCCAGCACACCACCCCTCGTCACACCCGGCCAGGATCGCCAACGCTCGTCCCAATCACATGGTTGTTAGTGTCCATCCCATCATAGTTGCACAATCACCTCCCAACAACTACAGCGAGCCATCAACGATGCTGCCTCCTAACCCTCATTATTGCCTCCCAACCCTTAGTAGTAGAGATCCCTCGACACAGCGACCGTAGCGAGCATCGTTGCCTTCCAACTCTCAGTAGTAGTGACCCTCCAAATAATGACCATGGTGAGCCCTTAGCGACGTTGCTCCCAGCTGCACTACCATCACTACCTCCCAGCCTCTCGACGTCTAAGGCTTCATCGGCATCCTCGCAATAACCCTTCACTCCCACAACATTGCCATTGACTGGCGTCATAGTAGCAGCACTGAATAGGGTAGTGCTACGCCCTTGACCTAACATTAGAAATAGGAGTTGGGGATTACAAATCTGTAGTCCTACATAGTGGCtactgataactcagtgaaagcccaACTAGAAGCCTTGAAAACTAAGATTTAGAACCGATGGCAGAAAACCTTTAATGATTTCAAAATGAGAATATTAGAAAGCTTCGATAAGTTTCAATAAGATGAAAGTTCAAGTCTTATGTTGAATTGATCTAGAAACACaagaaaaaggaacaaaaaaatgAACATAAGCTACCCACGAAGGTGGAATtcccaagatgggaagatggagatccgactagttggatctctagggtagaATTTTTTGTCAAATCAGAGCAGATTTGAATGACTATCAAATCAAGTAAGAGACTAGTCCGAACGACAATTGATGGGAATATTTATCGAAGAACTTAATCCAAATATCCATTATGAAGTCAAAGCTcgccaaccccgtactatgacaaCTGCAATCTcatttatatgtttacatgaggaaaaaattaGTAGGGAGAATCGTCGAATATAAGTGATAACAAATAAATGATCTGTAAGCCACCCGCCTCATATATTCCCAACCGAAACCTTAACACTCGAAAACTAATCCGAGAAGAACATAAGGAAATATCAGTGAAGGGTTTGTGttggcactatgatgaaaagtggagtaaggagcaccgatgcaaacaaggacaacttctgatgattgaaccaattggggagGAATTGAAAGCTGACAATGTGGACTCTGATCATAAACATATGGATtctgatgaagatgttggacctattactcatacaatgcatgcattagctgaCTATTCTAACTTGCAAAATTGGAGGAATTTTGAAACATTAGCCTATTATGATTTTCTTTGATACTGATAGCACTATCAATTTTATGGATAATATGATTACTTACCGATTTGCCTACCATATTGAAAGTTgtgacaaattcgaagtaaagatcactgaTTGATGAATTTTAACCTATGATAGCAAGTGTTCGAAAATAAAACTGATTATACATGGCCAATAATCGCTTGTAGAGTTCTTTttgctacccttggaagacttcgaAGTGGAGCTTGgagttgaatggctatcaaccctgggtgacatttcttgaaaattttctaaactaatcatgaagttttttattaatgaaaaGTAAGTAATGTGAAAGGGAAGATGTGAAAGTAAGGTTACAACTACcattagccatcggatggagagggTTCTTTAGAAGACTACAATGACTATTACACCGGAAGGCCGAACATTGCTTACATTATCATAAAGTTGAGACCCTACTTGCTTAATCAATAAGTTGTGATGCGTCACAGATATCCTGTGGTTGAAGTGCTAAAAAGAGAAGCTTCCAGAGTTTGATGCTTCTCAGCCTTGAGAACAAAGTTGATTTAAAAGGAGGAATTGTGAGGattcattttatttttcaaactttgaatTATGTTCTATCAAGTTTTTCTAGTCCAGCAAAAGTCGGATAGGGGCTTGTTTaagatttattaattttattaggagttcaagtcctgatggacttaggGGTGGAACAATGTATCTGGTTCTTTTTATCGTCTATGAAATATCATTTTAGCCTTAGGCAAACcgaaggaggtcgatcctcttgAAGTGATTAtcacctttcttttctcttcttctatgataaaaccctaagaGTCTTATCGGGGGACGAGGCTACGATTAACGGGAGGAAAGAGGGAGCAGAAGGGAGTGTGCAACGACGAAGGCAAAAGAGTAGGAGGAGGCAAAGggggaagagaaagagagataccGGGAGGAGAAGATGCCACCACCACTATCGTTGTTTGCCAATGGATAGGAAGGTAGCTATCATTCAGTAAGGAGATGCCGTAGTCATCGGAGAAAAAGAGAATGTTTGGCGGTCTTTACGTTTAGGGCAGGGATGcatcatgggggtttaggtggggTTCAAACTGTGATTCATGTTCAATCCGAATTTAATTATTCGGGCGACTAACCCATCGAACCACCTTAGTCGAGCCAACCCCACATAGAAGGTACTCATGTGATAAAAAGTTATTTTGGATGCTAAAATGAGCAATGCTTAATATGTAAAATGAACCCATAGTTTACTTTGACAGCTAAGGCACATATGgatccaaaaaaataaaatgaagaaaaaaacggAGAAGAAAATCtatcaatatattatttattatcttaGGTTTGTAAAACTACGTGCATCATGTTCTCGATAACAAACATTTCTAGCTTATTATGCTCATTTTTCGTGTCTCGCTTTCACTTAGATTGTTTTTCGATAAAAACTCTTTTATGCATTCATCCATCATGAACACATCATCGATTTATATGGCCTAGGCCATAATTTCAATACAAATGCATTTCAATACAAAGTTATGTGACTTCACAAGTTCCAACATAACCATTAATAAAGTTTCTTTTGTAACACCTCACACCAATTAACGTACACTGATCAGCTGATAGAAACTAGCTGGCTATGAAAGAAACATAACACAAAAGCTTGAGAAAATTTGGGTTACCTTTCTGAGGAAGTGACTGTTTCCCCAGTCGTTCTTCCAATTTCTGAGTCAACATCAATATCAAAGAATCTGGTAAATTTtgctgtaaaaaaaataaataaaaaaaatctcaaaatcatcATGGATGTTCTACAACAAGAAACTCCTGGAGAATTTATAATGTCACAAATTTTGAGATGATTATATAGTGCAGTCAGTATGAAGTTGATCATTTTAATTTAAAGTTTCGATTTCAAGTAACATGTGGCTTTCCCTGAACAGCAGCAAGATAGGAATCATAGAGAGAAGTAAATTTCTCCTTGAGCCGGAAAAGATATTTCTTTATGAACTTCTCCTCAGATAGTGGTACGACGGATGGTAGACTATGTCCTTCATCCAGCAATTTATTCTGTTTAAGAAAATTCAAAACCTCATATCGAGGTCTCAGCCTCTTCTCCAAGCTGTAAGTAAGAATCACGGGACGGGAAATGATATATGTCAGCTCAAAACCAGCTTCCTTCATCAGGAATGTCATCTTGTCACATATGGTCTTGTTTGAGAGTGCCCAAACGTTTGGGCACTTCCTGAATGCAGCAACGATGTCAGGCTGGGAACACCCAAAGCTCATCAGAGTTGCACTGGTAGAATCAAAAGTAGATTTGTTCATGCCCATGACTACATGAAGTGCACACATATATAATCCAGAGTCACGTGGGACACCCAATTCCTCAATATATTTGATAACCTCCTTTAATTTGTCTATTCGACCAAAACAGCGTGGCAATGTCGTCACCATATGCATGATACGCTCGTCACTGATGCCATGTTCCCTCAAGAGAGATATATTAGGTTCTATCGTCCGAGCCAAGCTATAACCAAGAAGAAACTTGTTCCTCTTGCAGGCTTTCAGAAGCCTCTCATTCGAACCTAATAGTGACCTCCAGAAGTTGATCCTCGATTTGATGTCACGTAAAAGGAGCGCTTTCGGACATAATGAAACCAGCTGAACTATTTCAGTgtcagaaaatcccatgtcctgcaAAGATCTCAACCTGGGCTTCAGGGCAGTCTCTACATTAGCATGCAGCAAACTGGGTGCCCACTTGATAAGCTTCATGACTTGTGCATCACTCCAACCGCTCTGCTTAAAGAACTCGATGGAAGGACTTGAACTTGGAAGTTTTTTTTCACAGATGCGATCCTTGGCCATTTTTGCAGCCTCTCTTGTGGAAAGTTCACATGACTGAAGGGGGTCGACCAACATAAATTTGGTTCTATGATTTGAACTGTGATCTTCGGCAGTGGAAAAGCTAAACAGACTGCAGTGTTGATAGGAGGAAAAATGGAACGTGGACTTGTTACATGAGAGAAGGCAaaagagcctcttctgcaccaAATACATTGTCTTTTGAGGCAGTATCACGTactgtttgcagaaaaatacaagaaaagtagTCTTATATCTGCCCTCTCCAATCCAAATTCCTCTGCCTCAAATCAAGGATGTTGAAAACTTTCAACTAATCATCTGTCTCAGACAACATTCCTCCACCACTCATGTTAATCCACATGCATTCAGTTCCAATCAGCCATTTCTTTCAGAGATAAGTCTCTAGATTAGTTACTCATTCTCATGCTCACATCCAAGAAATTCTCCACCACTGAAATAATGGCTTCAAAAAACATCTTCGCACTGACACTAAATTCCACTTATTTTTCTATTGTAGTTGGTGGGTTTAGACACTACCAAGCGTCCTATATCTCTGTAGCAATTAAAAAACCATATCAAATGTATTTTCATCAAATTTATAGAGTATACTCATGTTTATACTAATAGGTTGAACATCAATGACTTGCAAAGGGTACTACAGAATTCAGAATAACTGGAAGATGAATAATGTTTTCTCTAACATCAGATTCGCTAATGTCCTACAACTAAAAcctgaaacatttcaaatcaGCACTTCCAGAGTAATTGATCCATTTAATCAAGAATGCCAAGAGATGATCTAGTTATAAGTCTAGCAAAACCGGTCAGTAGAAAAGACACTGTTTAATTAATCAATAGCAGTAATTTGTGAGGTTCAACATGCTAAAAAAGGCATTGCTGATGAAGATGTGCAACTTGACAAAAGAAAACAACATAGCGGGAAGACCAGAGAAAGGCAATAATTTTTCTGAAAAATGAATAAAGAGAAAACTGCCTCAATCAAGAAATGCTACAGTTTATTTGGCTCTATGCTGATAAAGGAACTTAATTTATGAGAAAGATGCTCATGTAAACAACTTCAACTACAGTAGAAACATTATATGTAGCCTCAGCTACATATCATTAATGAAGAAAAAAAGCCTAGATCGGTGAGTTGCCAATAAAACCAGCAAGTGCAAACAaccacaataataacaaaagccgTGATGTCCAAACTATTCACGATcagctatatggatcttttgcatCATTGAACTCTGTGTAAGAAAATATCTGAAGTTAAATTAAGAGCATTCAAATCTCTTTCTATTGTTACCAGTAAAGTCCCCTTCAAATCATCAACTAAACCAGCAAATACAAGATTTGACAATTCAAATGTGAGCAGGCTTGCGTGTTTTGAGGCACGAACAAGTCTCAAGTGGTGAAGATAGTTGCTTTCAGCACTACAGCAGAGAACACACAATGTTGACATAAAGGTGTAAGGTTATACCTAACCAAATACATTGAGATTTTGGTTctattatgatttatatttttatcatatgtaAATTAGTCAGGGATTGTTATATATAAGGATTTActaaaaaaaggggaaagaaatgtCGGGAACAGTTATGGAAACTACTTGCAGTTTAAAAACTCATTTAATGTGCTGTAATGGTTCAAAAAGTCATAACTCTTTAGGATAACTGAAAGGATGTTTTAGCATCCTTTCAATGTCTAAATAAACTCTGCTATATTGAAGAGTAAAGCAATAAGAAAATTCTAGTGCTAACAAAGTACTGAATTCGgtctttctctttattttctaGTTGAGTTTTGATTCTTCAAGTAATCAAAAAGTGCAATCTTGATTATTTCAGGGAATAGGCATTGTATCCTTAGAGATAGAATTTCTGTGAAGCCATCTGCATCGTAGTGGGAAAATTATCTATCTTGAAGATAGTTCCCTAGAAATGCCTTGCCTAATTTTGTTTTGTTCAAGTTTTACTCAGATCTGTATTTCTACTACAACAACTGTACCAATGTTCAAGAACAAAACAAGATAATTCATGTCATAGGAAATTTGAAATGtcagataaaattattttgaataccaAAATGACTAATGTTTCAACAATGTAAAAAATGAAACCACAGTTTGTTATGACTGCCAAGGCACATATCTACCATCTCATTGCAAAGAaattaaaatgagaaaaaatggaaagaaaaatataagcacagcaaaatataaaatcacaTCTATGGATGAAGAAATCCACAGCCATGCGCAACAAAAAAGAACTAAGAGCTTCGATGTAATGAAAAGAGCATGAAGAGACAATGACAGCTCCTAATAGCTTCTAGTACCGAAGTGCCCTCTCCAAATCCCATTAATGATGGCACCCCTTAGCCTCAAAATTGAATATATACATGCATTCTCTATGTGTAATTAGTAAATACGTGCGAAAAGAGGTCCAACATTTCATTACTGTGGTTCAAAGCAAGACACCAGAACCAGCATGCATGTGATGAAGTTATCCCAAGGGCAAAAAATAGACAAGAAACATGAGCTATGCTCCCATGTGTGGTTCCATCTGATGACTAAAGTATGCATATTATTATGTCTAAGCAACAAATAGGTATCGatacatattacaaaatcatttgATGTTATACCAAGGGCAAAAAATAGACAAGAAACATGAGCTGATGACTAAAGTATGCATATTATTATGTCTAAGCAACAAATAGGTATCTGATAGGGCcaacttagtcccacatcggttgaGGAGTGGGGGAGCCAAGTGCTCATAAGGTAGCCGTGCctcccttaccctcagaggcgCCTTTTGGAGCTCTCCAGCTCCAAAAGGACAAAACCCTTTGGCACTCATACGCCCAAAGCGGACAATACCTCGCACGCCCACGGGCTGCACCGAGACGGACCAATTGATCCCCTATCAGATTGGCGCCCACCGTGGGGCCCGAGCGGCCCAAACCCCCCTTGAGCCCTTGGCTCCCTGCGAGGAGGTGTAACCTGATAGGGCcaacatagtcccacatcggttgaGGAGTGGGGGAGCCAAGCGCTCATAAGGCAGCCGTGCctcccttaccctcagaggcgccttttggagctctccggctccgaaaggacaaaaccCTTTGGCGCTCATACGTCCAAAGCGAACAATACCTCGCACGCCCACGGGCTGCACCGAGATGGACCAATTGGTCCCCTATCAGTATCAatacatattacaaaatcatttgATGTTCATAACCATTTGAGAACCAACTTATGCGTTAAGCAACAAGAAATTAATAAAGGATCAAAAGATTAAATAAAATAGCATGTATTCCAATGTGTATAGGCATGGCCAGATATTATGCATTAGGGACTCACTAGGATTATCACATGTAGTTAGCTACCTTTAGCATTCCTGTCCCTACACTTTAAAAGGTTACATTGACATCCCAgtaattacgaaagtgaaacatctatacTCATTTATCATGCTGACGTCGGTTTTACTAACAGAAATAAGTAAACAAAtgacaaaaaaattattacaatgTTCCAATTTGTGAGCGTTGGTGGTGCCAGACGATAGCGCCGCTAGGTACCACGGgtgactgttgtggatgaggagagtggtGGCGAAAGGTGAGGGCCGCTCTGCATCTGCGTCGACATAGTTGTCAAACGACGAAAGGGCCACTGATACAAATGCCTAGCGACGCCGCTCAGCGTTGCTGAGCGGCACCCTTTGACATTTATATTGGTGGACCTTTCATCACTCGATAACTGTATTGACACCGATATAGATGCAAAGCGATTCTCACCTCTCGCCGTGGCTTTCCTCATCCATAACAGCCACCCACGACCCTTAGTGGCGCCATTAGCAATAATCACCAAGGCCATCAGCGACCAccaacaaaaatattaaaattatatttttgccttttgttttcatattttcaattggTAAAACAAACAGCATTAGAGTAAATAAACCTAGATATTGTACTTTTGTAACTATATGAATgccaatgtaattttttaaaatgtaaggaTCGGGATGCTAAACCTAGAAATTGTACTTACACGTAATAGGGAGTAGGAATTGAGGATGCCTAGGGCTCTCCAATGGGAGAGGGGAAGAAAAATTGCAAGGTAGGTGAGACACACGAGGGTGGGGATCAAATTGCTTGTCTTAATGGACCCAACTAGGGTTCGTAGGTGCAACACCACTCGGGCATGCAAGTGGGCCGCCCAGCGCCTAGTCGATACTTGCCTAAGCGTCGCAAGAGTGAAAACGCCCGCATGATGTGCACGACAAGacgctcaggcctcgcctcacCTAAGCGATTAGGCGAGTGCCAAGCACCCAAAGTTTAGGTTAGATAGAACTAAAACGATATAACTTGAATCTCATGACATTTAAAAAATAGATAAACAACCAATGTAGCTCAAATTCAATAATCTTTTTGGACCTATGATGAATTTGGTTCAGATCATTGAGAATATGCCAATAAAACCAGCAAGTGCAAATGaccacaataataacaaaagccatGATGTCCAAACTATTCATCATCATCCATATGGATCTTTTGTATCTTCGAGCTCTGTGTAAGAAAATATCTGtagttaaattaagagcattAAAATATCTTTCTACCGTTACCAGTTAAAATCTCCTTCAATCACCAACTAAACCAGCAAATACAAGATTTGGCAATCCAAATATAAGCAGGCCTGTGTGTTTTGAGGTATGAACAAGCCTCGAGTTGCGAAGATAGTTGCTTTCAGCACTGCAGCAGAGAACATACTATGCTGACATAAAGGTGTAAGTTTATACCTAACCAAATACATTGAGATTTTGGGTCTATTTTGGGGTTTGGAAATCAAGTCAAATTCTAGTTGTTTACTCAACTTGTACTTTAGGGTGAGTCGAGTCCTTTGTATCGTTTGGGGTTTTGTGTTGTTCTGGTGTGCTTGAAAAGGAAACTACAATGCAGTAAACATAATAAGAAAACTAAGAGGTTTGATGAACCAAACACTTCATCAAAATAAATAATCGCTGTTGAGATAGTTTCTTTTGGGAAACCTAGTTAGATTAGTATTATCTTAggcatatttttaattaaaatgcttCACATGAGGAATAGTCAGACTTGTGCATGATTCTATTGAcaaatgattattgattttcttTGCACGGTGACCCGATTGTTGTCTCTGCTATCTCTTTTTCTAACTTTTCCATGCTTTTTTGTCACTAAGACTTCCCCAATCCTCTTTGCTCTCTCTAAAAGCATCACTTCTCCTGCCGTCTATCTTGACAACAGTATTTAATTTGCATACAGTGACATGCTATTTCTTTAAAGTAAATGCTCATGGCATGCTGCTGACTGCTTGTTGGGAGGGTAGTGGGTAACTATCAGGAAGTAGGAAAGCGGAGGGGAAGATGTATAGAGAAGGCTAAGAAGGGTGTAGAGGAGGGAGATGAGGGCTGTCGGGGCTGGAGTAGGAAAATGGAGATGGGGGCTGTCGGGGCCGGAGCAGGATAATGGAGAGGGGGCTGTCTGGCACGGCGTAGGAAAATGGAGATGGGTCTGTTGGGGTCGGAGGATGGTGAAGGTGGCTTCCGGGGTCGACGGGGGGCGGGGGCTGTGATGAAGTGGAGGAGGGGGAGGGACCAAGGAAGAAGGGCGGGGGGCTGCGATGAACGGGGGAAAGAAGGAGGAGGGAGGAgtagggaggaggaggatggtgtcggggaagCGGGAGAGCTGTGGCTAAACGGGGAAGAGGAAGGATGGATCGGAGAAAGGGGGTTGCGACGAGGCGGGGGGGCGGTGGGCTGCGATGAACGGGGGAAGatagaggaggagggaggagaagggattgtgcgacggcgaaggaggaagaagaggaggagaaggagtaaGAGAGAGATACCGGGTGCTGTCACCGTTCGTCGAGGAAAACGCCGCAGCGATATGAGCTCGACGGAGGAAAACGCCGCACCGTTGCAGTGGCTGTGGAGAAGGAGACAGTTTCACCGCTGCTGTTAGGGCACGGGTGCGAATTTGAGGATGCCGGTCTCATCTGGTTCAATCGAATATGAGATCCAAATTTGCTTGAGTCGGGCTCGACACACCGTGAATCATGCCGGCTCCTGGGCCGCACCCGGTTGAACTCGCATGCCCGGCCTACTTATATCTTAGGTTTGTAAAACTACGTGTCTCATGTTCTAGCTTATTATGCTTATTTTTCTACTTTCACTTAGATAATATGATAAATTAGTCTTTATCGAAAAATAATCTAAGTGGTTACTGACGAGGGAGAGTCAGAAACTTATTAAGAAGTTATTCTACGTGAACATAAGAATAAGAGATCTTTGCTTTCACTTAGAGAACATAAGAACATAATCTAAGTGGTTACTTTCACTTAGATAATACGAGATCTTTGCTTAAGAATCACACGTATGACTTAGTAAAATTATCTAATAAATTAATCTATAAATTAaagattgaaattaaaaaaaaaatattttaatacgaTAAAAATATCATCTATGAGAGTTATTCTTGATTTGACTGTTCGattaaatttagaagttgagcaaattGAATTGAAAACagtatcttattttttttttcatgtaacaTATGAACATCATTTCTTCTCGATACCAATCTTTTCTAGCTTATTATGCTCATTTTTTGACTTTCACTTAGATTATTTTTCGATAAAGACTCCTTAATATGATTTCCCATATTATTCTATGTAACTATGACTCCTTATCGCCACTTGATTATAACAAAGATGAGTGATACAGAGGTGGAGAAATAGTAAGTATACGTTGACTGAAAGTCCGCACACAATTATGTTTCTCTATGCATTCATCCATTATGACCTCTACATCGATTTATATGACTTAGATCATAATTTCAATACAAATGTATCTAATGATAACCATGATTCTGTCCTTATTCATACTCTATTTAAATAGATCTCAACCATTTAAATGACAATTCAGCTATCAAGATTTTACATattctaataaaatcaataattaagattaATATGATTCAGGCCAAGTTAACATAGATCAGCTGACAGAATTAACTAGCTCCGGTAGAAACATAACATAAAAGCTCGATAATATTTTTGACTATCATTCTGAAGTAATGACGTCGTTGGTGGCaggaaaaaatatatagaaaatcaATCTCAAAATCAACATGAATGTTCTACTCTTAAGAAGTTCCTTCTGGACAATTTAAATTGTCACAAATCTAAAATGATTCAATAGCACAGTCAATACGCAATAAGGGGATACAGATCGGAGGATGTAAATATCTAAACAAaaatgttatcataaaaaagaaaaaagagcccATTAAATATTTGAGTTTCACACTTACAACATGTTTCAGACGGCAGAAATCATATGGCAGAGCAGAAATCATATGACAGAGAATTGTATCCTTATAGCTGGCGAGATGGTGAACTAAGCAGACATTGGATCAAAGAAATCCATATCAATATGGCTCTTTCACAACATTAAAAACTCCAACATATTAACATTCTAAGATGACTTAcacaagttccaacagaaccatTAATAAAATTTCTTTTGTAACGCTTCACACCAATCAACGTGACTGAGGCAAAGTTGACACTGATCAGCTGATAGAAACTAGCTGGCTATGATAGAAACATAACACAAAAGCTTGAGAA contains:
- the LOC135651511 gene encoding uncharacterized protein LOC135651511, whose protein sequence is MYLVQKRLFCLLSCNKSTFHFSSYQHCSLFSFSTAEDHSSNHRTKFMLVDPLQSCELSTREAAKMAKDRICEKKLPSSSPSIEFFKQSGWSDAQVMKLIKWAPSLLHANVETALKPRLRSLQDMGFSDTEIVQLVSLCPKALLLRDIKSRINFWRSLLGSNERLLKACKRNKFLLGYSLARTIEPNISLLREHGISDERIMHMVTTLPRCFGRIDKLKEVIKYIEELGVPRDSGLYMCALHVVMGMNKSTFDSTSATLMSFGCSQPDIVAAFRKCPNVWALSNKTICDKMTFLMKEAGFELTYIISRPVILTYSLEKRLRPRYEVLNFLKQNKLLDEGHSLPSVVPLSEEKFIKKYLFRLKEKFTSLYDSYLAAVQGKPHVT